In Pseudomonas sp. Leaf58, one DNA window encodes the following:
- a CDS encoding restriction endonuclease subunit S, translated as MTNLSVANLKNDAAVGPQSEGKERPCTFPAYPAYKDSGVEWLGEVPQHWPVYSLKRTVDGCINGLWGNEPDGENDIAVIRVADFERSFSTVGLDKLTYRSITPKERQSRLIKSGDLLIEKSGGGEKTLVGCVVLFTHEFEAVTSNFVARMRPLAEFDSQFLCYAFGNLYDGRVNYPSVKQVTGIQNLDAESYLQERFCFPVRVEQTQIARFLDHETARIDALIEEQQRLIELLKEKRQALISHAVTKGLDPTVPMKDSGVEWLGEVPAHWEVGGLTRFIGPVVDYRGRTPTKVDNGIFLVTARNIRNGRIDYEASEEYADPESAESLLARGRPEIGDLLFTMEAPLGQVALIDRTDIALAQRIVKFRGEANVMRNHYLMFWFMSTNCQARLETLATGSTALGIKSSKLGMIECLAPSIKEQDEIVSHIQRESEKNDALIYEAENVIGLLQERRSALISAAVTGKIDVRGWQPPASAPSPESVQEAV; from the coding sequence ATGACAAATTTGTCGGTAGCAAATTTGAAAAACGACGCAGCCGTAGGCCCACAGAGCGAGGGCAAGGAACGCCCTTGCACGTTTCCAGCGTATCCGGCTTACAAGGATTCGGGAGTGGAATGGCTAGGCGAGGTACCTCAGCATTGGCCAGTTTACTCACTAAAACGTACCGTGGATGGGTGCATAAACGGCTTATGGGGCAATGAACCTGATGGCGAGAATGATATTGCAGTCATCCGAGTTGCCGACTTTGAACGATCTTTTTCGACTGTTGGATTAGACAAGCTGACCTACCGAAGCATCACGCCTAAAGAGAGACAGTCCAGACTGATTAAGTCAGGTGATTTGCTGATCGAGAAGTCTGGGGGCGGGGAGAAAACGCTGGTTGGCTGTGTCGTTTTGTTCACACATGAATTTGAAGCCGTTACTTCCAACTTCGTAGCGAGAATGCGACCGCTCGCGGAGTTTGATAGCCAGTTCCTTTGTTATGCCTTCGGTAATCTTTACGACGGCCGGGTTAACTATCCATCGGTGAAGCAGGTTACTGGTATCCAGAATCTCGATGCTGAGTCCTACTTGCAGGAGCGGTTTTGCTTTCCTGTTCGAGTCGAACAAACCCAAATTGCCCGCTTTCTTGACCACGAAACCGCCCGCATTGACGCATTGATCGAAGAGCAACAACGATTGATCGAACTGCTCAAGGAAAAGCGCCAGGCCCTGATCTCTCACGCCGTTACCAAAGGCCTCGATCCCACAGTACCGATGAAGGACTCTGGCGTGGAATGGCTAGGCGAGGTGCCGGCGCATTGGGAGGTCGGCGGTCTGACACGTTTTATTGGCCCAGTTGTGGATTACCGCGGAAGAACACCTACAAAAGTGGACAACGGTATTTTTCTAGTCACGGCTAGAAATATTCGGAATGGTCGGATCGACTATGAGGCATCCGAAGAATATGCTGACCCTGAGTCTGCGGAATCATTACTTGCTAGAGGGCGGCCCGAGATAGGAGACTTGTTGTTCACTATGGAGGCTCCTCTTGGTCAAGTTGCGTTGATTGATCGAACGGACATCGCACTTGCTCAGCGAATTGTTAAGTTCAGAGGCGAAGCGAATGTGATGCGGAACCATTACCTGATGTTTTGGTTTATGAGCACAAATTGCCAGGCTCGACTTGAAACTCTGGCAACAGGCTCCACAGCCCTAGGCATCAAATCTAGTAAATTGGGAATGATTGAGTGCCTTGCTCCATCAATCAAGGAGCAGGATGAAATTGTCTCGCATATCCAGCGAGAGTCAGAAAAGAATGATGCTCTCATTTATGAAGCGGAGAATGTCATAGGTCTCCTTCAAGAACGCCGCTCCGCCCTTATTTCCGCCGCCGTCACAGGTAAAATCGACGTGCGCGGCTGGCAGCCACCGGCCAGCGCGCCATCCCCCGAATCAGTACAAGAGGCCGTGTAA